One segment of Passer domesticus isolate bPasDom1 unplaced genomic scaffold, bPasDom1.hap1 HAP1_SCAFFOLD_309, whole genome shotgun sequence DNA contains the following:
- the LOC135292361 gene encoding basic proline-rich protein-like → PPPGGTASAAPPPYSYGWSFYFGGVSFILAEAIGVLAVNLYIERHRKAPPPPPPAPPPPPPPRAAPPPPPALPRPPPPRAAARARARAPAASHVTPPLPPPHPAAAAREIRLVLPSPAHPEISMFTLSRPAGGGAAGEGPLPPAAAPPPPPGAPPLPHPAGGAARHARRPSPTRRALPDAAGGGRGRDPPGGAPGPSTGEPRPSRGTTPKCPEIHPKFTRNSPRESSEISPKFSPKIRQKSAKNTPKLTQDSSKIQPKSAKIHPKIARNQPKIAPKFVKKFTRNQTKNIQKFIQNSPQKFTQNQRKIHPKINQKFIRIHPKIHQKSPQNQPKISQNHPKINPKFIQKITSKFTEN, encoded by the coding sequence cccccccccggCGGGACGGCGAGCGCCGCCCCTCCCCCCTACTCGTACGGCTGGAGCTTCTACTTCGGCGGCGTCTCCTTCATCCTGGCCGAGGCCATCGGCGTCCTCGCCGTCAACCTCTACATCGAGCGCCACCGCAAGGCCCCTccccccccgccgcccgcccctccccccccgcccccgccgcgcgccgcccctcccccacccccggCCCTGCCGCGGCCCCCgcccccccgcgccgccgctcGCGCTCGGGCTCGCGCTCCAGCGGCAAGTCACGTgacccctcccctcccccccccccacccagcagcagcagcgcggGAAATCCGCCTCGTCCTCCCCTCCCCCGCGCACCCCGAGATCTCCATGTTCACCCTCAGCCGGCCCgcggggggaggggcggccGGGGAAGGGCCCCTCCcccccgctgccgccccgccccctcccccgGGGGctccgcccctcccccacccggCGGGGGGCGCCGCCCGGCACGCCCggcgcccctcccccacccggCGGGCCCTTCCTGACGCTGcagggggggggaggggccgaGACCCCCCGGGGGGGGCACCGGGACCCTCAACAGGAGAACCACGCCCGTCTAGGGGAACAACCCCAAAATGCCCCgaaattcaccccaaattcaCCCGAAATTCACCCCGGGAGTCATCAGAAATCAGCCCAAAATTCAGCCCCAAAATTCGtcaaaaatcagcaaaaaataccccaaaattaaCCCAAGATTCATCCAAAATTCAGCCGAAATCagccaaaattcaccccaaaatcgcCCGAAATCAGCCCAAAATTGCACCGAAATTCGTCAAAAAATTCACCCGAAATCAgacaaaaaatattcaaaaattcatccagaattcaccccaaaaattcacccaaaatcaGCGCAAAATTCACCCTAAAATTAATCAAAAATTCATcagaattcaccccaaaattcatcaaaagtcaccccaaaaccagcccaaaatatctcaaaatcaccccaaaattaacccaaaattcatccaaaaaatcacctcaaaatTCACTGAAAATTGA